One stretch of Clavibacter michiganensis DNA includes these proteins:
- a CDS encoding endonuclease/exonuclease/phosphatase family protein — protein MGRVVGAAVILITAAGFLVVTWPQLLGLEQTYLVAHAVAIRGGLVAAAAAVLVLTLVLCLAIRPGRRLLGSIAVLLVLFIGANSAVLATRGLGDTAFQEAQDDDVTVLSWNTLGGATGARAVADLAIESGADVITLPETREETGAEIAVLMRDAGRPMWVRTAAFDDVAAARSTTILISAAYGDYRMDESRGTTSVLPTVIMEPVDGKGPVIMAVHPVSPIPEQMDNWRADLAWLGKRCDEGNVIIAGDFNATLDHMSRYGGTPTERDQVTDLGKCVDAARASGNGAVGTWPTGIPALLGTPIDHIMATPGWAVTGFRVVEDRDGAGSDHRPVIAQLTPLR, from the coding sequence ATGGGTCGGGTCGTCGGAGCAGCAGTCATCCTCATCACGGCCGCCGGGTTCCTCGTCGTCACCTGGCCGCAGCTGCTGGGGCTCGAGCAGACCTACCTGGTCGCGCACGCCGTCGCCATCCGCGGGGGCCTCGTCGCCGCGGCGGCCGCCGTGCTCGTGCTGACCCTCGTCCTCTGCCTCGCGATCCGCCCCGGCCGTCGGCTGCTCGGCAGCATCGCCGTGCTGCTCGTGCTCTTCATCGGCGCCAACTCCGCGGTGCTCGCCACGCGCGGCCTCGGCGACACGGCCTTCCAGGAGGCGCAGGACGACGACGTCACCGTGCTCTCGTGGAACACGCTCGGCGGCGCGACGGGAGCCCGCGCGGTCGCCGACCTGGCCATCGAGTCCGGCGCCGACGTCATCACGCTCCCCGAGACCCGCGAGGAGACCGGCGCGGAGATCGCCGTCCTCATGCGCGACGCCGGACGGCCGATGTGGGTCCGCACCGCGGCCTTCGACGACGTGGCGGCTGCCCGCTCCACCACCATCCTCATCAGCGCGGCCTACGGCGACTACCGGATGGACGAGTCGCGCGGCACCACGAGCGTGCTCCCCACGGTCATCATGGAGCCGGTCGACGGGAAGGGCCCCGTCATCATGGCGGTGCACCCCGTCTCCCCCATCCCCGAGCAGATGGACAACTGGCGCGCCGACCTCGCCTGGCTTGGGAAGCGCTGCGACGAGGGCAACGTGATCATCGCGGGCGACTTCAACGCGACGCTCGACCACATGAGCCGGTACGGCGGCACGCCCACCGAGCGCGACCAGGTCACCGACCTCGGGAAGTGCGTCGACGCGGCGCGCGCCTCGGGGAACGGCGCGGTCGGCACCTGGCCCACGGGGATCCCCGCGCTGCTCGGCACCCCGATCGACCACATCATGGCCACGCCCGGCTGGGCGGTCACGGGCTTCCGCGTCGTCGAGGACCGCGACGGCGCCGGGAGCGACCACCGGCCGGTCATCGCGCAGCTGACGCCCCTCCGCTGA
- a CDS encoding PHP domain-containing protein yields the protein MPEEQRGPIDLHTHSSVSDGTETPAELVAQAAAQGLSAVALTDHDSTAGWADASAAALAHGIELVPGMEMSTQLEYASVHVLAYLFDPEDADLAAMTARVRSERMTRAEAMVGRIARDYDLTWADVLAQTTPGSTIGRPHIADALVARGHVPTRTAAFESILHWQGGYYRPHYAPDPILGVELITAAGGLAVLAHPGARGPERVLSDSRMTALVAAGLFGLEVRHRDNPPASRVRLTELAERFGLEVTGSSDYHGAGKPNRLAENTTEPAVLARIIERATGWSPVVPVPAG from the coding sequence ATGCCGGAGGAGCAGCGGGGTCCCATCGACCTGCACACGCACAGCTCCGTGTCGGACGGCACCGAGACGCCCGCGGAGCTCGTCGCGCAGGCCGCCGCGCAGGGCCTGTCGGCCGTCGCCCTCACCGACCACGACTCGACCGCCGGCTGGGCGGACGCCTCCGCCGCGGCCCTCGCGCACGGCATCGAGCTCGTCCCGGGCATGGAGATGAGCACGCAGCTCGAGTACGCGAGCGTGCACGTCCTCGCCTACCTCTTCGATCCCGAGGACGCGGACCTCGCGGCCATGACCGCGCGCGTCCGCTCGGAGCGCATGACCCGCGCCGAGGCGATGGTCGGCCGCATCGCCCGCGACTACGACCTCACGTGGGCGGACGTGCTCGCGCAGACCACGCCGGGCAGCACCATCGGCCGGCCGCACATCGCCGACGCGCTCGTCGCGCGCGGGCACGTGCCCACGCGCACGGCCGCGTTCGAGAGCATCCTGCACTGGCAGGGCGGCTACTACCGGCCGCACTACGCGCCGGATCCGATCCTCGGCGTCGAGCTGATCACGGCGGCGGGCGGCCTGGCCGTCCTCGCGCACCCGGGCGCCCGCGGGCCGGAGCGCGTGCTGTCGGACTCGCGCATGACCGCGCTCGTCGCGGCCGGGCTCTTCGGCCTCGAGGTGCGGCACCGCGACAACCCGCCCGCGTCCCGCGTGCGCCTCACGGAGCTGGCCGAGCGGTTCGGGCTCGAGGTGACGGGATCCAGCGACTACCACGGCGCCGGCAAGCCCAACCGGCTCGCGGAGAACACCACGGAGCCCGCGGTGCTCGCCCGGATCATCGAGCGCGCGACGGGCTGGTCGCCCGTCGTGCCCGTGCCCGCCGGCTGA
- a CDS encoding DEAD/DEAH box helicase, translated as MTFTELNIDEDMVQALADHGILEPFPIQEQTIPLALSGQDIIGQAKTGTGKTFGFGLPLIQRLGLTPEPGVQALVVVPTRELAVQVTEDLQIATANRATTVVSIYGGKAYEGQIEQLKAGAQIVVGTPGRLLDLVGQRLLSLQGVREMVLDEADKMLDLGFLSDIEKLFAQTPAVRHTMLFSATMPGPIVALARRFMTKPIHIRATDPDEGLMQANIRHLVYRAHNMDKDEVIGRILQAEGRGKTVIFTRTKRAAARLVEELNDRGFNAAAVHGDLNQEQRERAMAAFKAGKKDILIATDVAARGIDVLDVTHVINHTIPEDDKAYLHRVGRTGRAGKTGIAVTFVDWDDLHKWALINRALEFGQPEPTETYSSSPHLYTDLDIPAGSKGRLRATPTVNPDGTPRERPGSRGNDSGRDGGRGGSRDGGGRGGDRSGSRSSSTSGGGDRDRSRSRSTSTPTATSPAEATAVIGSEQPNTAGGHEAPHADGQTRPRSRNRRRRSGGDRPTATS; from the coding sequence GTGACTTTCACCGAACTGAACATCGACGAGGACATGGTGCAGGCGCTCGCCGACCACGGCATCCTCGAACCCTTCCCCATCCAGGAGCAGACCATCCCCCTGGCGCTCTCCGGCCAGGACATCATCGGCCAGGCCAAGACGGGCACCGGCAAGACCTTCGGCTTCGGCCTCCCGCTCATCCAGCGGCTCGGCCTCACCCCCGAGCCCGGCGTGCAGGCGCTCGTGGTCGTGCCGACGCGCGAGCTCGCCGTCCAGGTCACCGAGGACCTCCAGATCGCGACCGCCAACCGCGCCACCACCGTCGTCTCCATCTACGGCGGCAAGGCGTACGAGGGCCAGATCGAGCAGCTCAAGGCCGGCGCGCAGATCGTCGTCGGCACCCCGGGCCGTCTCCTCGACCTCGTGGGCCAGCGCCTGCTCTCGCTCCAGGGCGTGCGCGAGATGGTGCTCGACGAGGCCGACAAGATGCTCGACCTCGGCTTCCTCTCCGACATCGAGAAGCTCTTCGCGCAGACCCCGGCCGTGCGCCACACGATGCTGTTCTCCGCCACCATGCCGGGACCGATCGTCGCGCTCGCCCGCCGCTTCATGACGAAGCCGATCCACATCCGCGCGACGGACCCCGACGAGGGCCTCATGCAGGCGAACATCCGCCACCTCGTCTACCGCGCGCACAACATGGACAAGGACGAGGTCATCGGCCGCATCCTCCAGGCCGAGGGCCGCGGCAAGACCGTGATCTTCACGCGCACCAAGCGCGCCGCCGCCCGCCTCGTCGAGGAGCTCAACGACCGCGGGTTCAACGCCGCCGCGGTGCACGGCGACCTCAACCAGGAGCAGCGCGAGCGCGCCATGGCCGCGTTCAAGGCGGGCAAGAAGGACATCCTCATCGCCACCGACGTCGCGGCGCGAGGCATCGACGTGCTCGACGTCACCCACGTCATCAACCACACCATCCCCGAGGACGACAAGGCGTACCTGCACCGCGTCGGCCGCACGGGCCGCGCGGGCAAGACCGGCATCGCGGTCACGTTCGTCGACTGGGACGACCTGCACAAGTGGGCGCTCATCAACCGCGCCCTCGAGTTCGGCCAGCCGGAGCCCACCGAGACGTACTCGTCCTCGCCGCACCTCTACACCGACCTCGACATCCCGGCCGGATCCAAGGGCCGCCTCCGCGCGACCCCCACGGTCAACCCCGACGGCACCCCGCGCGAGCGCCCGGGCAGCCGCGGCAACGACTCCGGTCGCGACGGCGGACGCGGCGGTAGCCGGGACGGCGGCGGACGCGGCGGCGACCGCTCGGGCAGCCGCTCCTCCTCGACCTCCGGCGGCGGCGACCGCGACCGCTCGCGCAGCCGCAGCACGTCGACCCCCACGGCCACCTCCCCCGCCGAGGCCACCGCCGTCATCGGCAGCGAGCAGCCGAACACCGCGGGCGGCCATGAGGCGCCGCACGCCGACGGCCAGACCCGCCCGCGCTCGCGCAACCGCCGCCGCCGCTCGGGCGGCGACCGCCCGACCGCCACGTCCTAG